A single window of Leclercia adecarboxylata DNA harbors:
- a CDS encoding barstar family protein → MNIYTFDFDEIDSQEDFYREFSRTFGIARESVTNLDSLWEIVTGNQLPLPLEIEFTHLPEKLRRRFGALILLFDEAEEELEGQIRFNVRP, encoded by the coding sequence ATGAATATTTATACCTTTGATTTTGATGAAATCGACAGTCAGGAAGACTTTTACCGTGAGTTTTCACGTACCTTTGGCATCGCGCGGGAGAGTGTGACCAACCTGGATTCTTTATGGGAGATCGTAACCGGCAATCAGCTGCCGCTGCCGCTTGAAATCGAGTTTACCCATTTGCCGGAGAAGCTGCGCAGACGCTTCGGCGCGCTGATCCTGCTGTTTGATGAAGCGGAAGAGGAGCTGGAAGGCCAGATCCGCTTTAACGTTCGCCCGTAA
- a CDS encoding NAD-dependent succinate-semialdehyde dehydrogenase, producing MTTQALQDSALFQTGYLVDGVWKTLDTTFDVLNPATGEAIAKVAKAGTKETEEAIAAASRAFPAWRARTAKERSTILYRWYELIIENKQWLGQLMTTEQGKPLKEAEGEVEYAASFIQWFAEQAKRANGEIIPPVKPGSRILATREPVGVVAAITPWNFPMAMLTRKLGPALAAGCTGVIKPANNTPLSAFALLTLAKKAGVPDGVLNAVAGNTSEISDAIMASHEVRKISFTGSTAVGKTLVRNAAETMKKVSMELGGNAPYIVFDDADIDAAVKGAIANKFRNAGQVCVSVNRFYIQESVYDAFVSQLAAAVNDLKVGNGLEEGTVVGPLIEPAAVKKVREHVEDAVAKGATVLAGGKAHDLGGNFWQPTVLGDCHEGMALASEETFGPVAACFRFTSEEEVIQRANNTPFGLAAYFYTQNLQRVFRVSQAIESGMIGINECAVSTELGPFGGVKESGLGREGSVLGLEEFLEVKTLHIGGL from the coding sequence ATGACTACCCAGGCTCTTCAGGACAGCGCGCTATTTCAGACAGGATATCTGGTTGATGGCGTATGGAAAACGCTCGACACCACATTCGATGTACTTAACCCGGCCACCGGCGAGGCGATCGCTAAAGTGGCAAAAGCGGGCACCAAAGAGACCGAAGAAGCTATCGCCGCCGCAAGCCGTGCTTTTCCGGCTTGGCGGGCCAGAACCGCAAAAGAGCGCTCGACCATCCTCTACCGCTGGTATGAATTAATCATTGAAAACAAGCAGTGGCTTGGACAACTGATGACCACCGAGCAGGGCAAACCGCTGAAAGAGGCGGAAGGCGAGGTTGAGTATGCGGCCAGCTTTATTCAGTGGTTCGCCGAGCAGGCCAAACGCGCCAACGGCGAAATCATTCCCCCGGTTAAACCCGGCTCCCGCATTCTGGCCACCCGCGAACCGGTTGGCGTGGTGGCGGCCATCACGCCGTGGAACTTCCCGATGGCGATGCTGACCCGCAAGCTGGGTCCGGCGCTGGCAGCAGGCTGCACCGGGGTGATCAAACCAGCTAACAATACGCCGCTCAGCGCTTTTGCACTGCTGACCCTTGCCAAAAAAGCGGGCGTCCCGGACGGTGTACTCAATGCGGTGGCGGGCAACACCTCTGAGATAAGCGATGCGATCATGGCCAGCCATGAAGTGCGCAAAATCTCCTTTACCGGCTCGACGGCGGTCGGCAAAACGCTGGTGCGCAATGCCGCCGAGACCATGAAAAAAGTCTCGATGGAGCTGGGCGGGAATGCGCCTTATATCGTCTTCGACGATGCCGATATTGATGCTGCGGTAAAAGGGGCCATCGCCAACAAATTCCGCAATGCGGGCCAGGTCTGCGTCAGCGTTAACCGTTTCTATATTCAGGAGTCAGTGTATGACGCCTTCGTCAGCCAGCTCGCCGCCGCCGTCAACGACTTAAAAGTGGGTAACGGCCTGGAGGAGGGCACCGTTGTCGGTCCGCTGATTGAACCTGCCGCAGTGAAAAAAGTGCGCGAGCATGTCGAGGACGCGGTCGCCAAAGGGGCGACGGTACTGGCAGGGGGCAAGGCGCACGATCTGGGCGGCAATTTCTGGCAGCCGACGGTATTGGGCGATTGCCATGAAGGGATGGCGCTGGCCAGCGAAGAGACCTTTGGGCCCGTGGCGGCCTGCTTCCGTTTCACCTCGGAAGAGGAAGTGATTCAGCGCGCCAATAATACGCCCTTTGGTCTGGCCGCCTATTTCTATACCCAGAATCTGCAGCGGGTGTTCCGCGTTTCGCAGGCCATTGAGAGCGGGATGATCGGGATTAACGAATGCGCGGTCTCCACCGAGCTGGGGCCGTTTGGTGGGGTAAAAGAGTCCGGGCTGGGTCGTGAGGGCTCTGTACTGGGACTGGAGGAGTTCCTTGAAGTAAAAACCCTGCATATCGGGGGATTATAA
- the yhcN gene encoding peroxide/acid stress response protein YhcN, which yields MNTKLIIATLGLASVLSFGASAAVHQVTAEQAQGLQSMGSVGVTEVAGSPMDIRQALAAKAEKAGASSYRVTELNTGDHWHATAELYK from the coding sequence ATGAACACTAAATTAATTATCGCCACCCTTGGTTTAGCTTCCGTTCTCTCATTCGGTGCCAGTGCAGCTGTGCATCAGGTTACCGCGGAACAAGCACAAGGCCTGCAATCAATGGGTAGCGTAGGCGTTACCGAAGTTGCCGGTTCCCCGATGGATATCCGTCAGGCCCTGGCAGCAAAAGCTGAAAAAGCGGGTGCCAGCAGCTATCGCGTTACCGAGCTGAATACCGGTGACCACTGGCATGCAACCGCTGAGCTGTACAAATAA
- the aaeA gene encoding p-hydroxybenzoic acid efflux pump subunit AaeA — translation MKTLTRKISRTAITLALVILAFIAIFRAWVYYTESPWTRDARFSADIVAIAPDVAGLITAVNVHDNQLVKKDQVLFTVDQPRYQKSLEEAEADVAYYQALAAEKRREAGRRNQLGVQAMSREEIDQSNNVLQTVLHQLAKAEATRDLAKLDLERTVIRAPSDGWVTNLNVYTGEFITRGSTAVALVKQHSFYVLAYMEETKLENVRPGYRAEITPLGSNRVLKGMVDSVAAGVTNSSATRDSKGMATVDSNLEWVRLAQRVPVRIRLDEQQGNLWPAGTTATVVITGEKDRDASHDSLFRKIAHRLREFG, via the coding sequence GTGAAAACGCTAACAAGAAAAATCTCCCGTACCGCCATTACCCTGGCACTGGTTATCCTCGCGTTCATCGCGATTTTTCGCGCATGGGTTTATTACACCGAGTCGCCCTGGACGCGCGATGCGCGCTTTAGCGCCGACATCGTCGCCATTGCGCCGGACGTGGCGGGCCTGATCACTGCCGTCAATGTGCATGACAACCAGCTGGTGAAAAAGGATCAGGTGCTGTTCACCGTCGATCAGCCTCGCTATCAGAAATCGCTGGAAGAAGCGGAGGCGGATGTCGCCTACTACCAGGCGCTGGCTGCGGAGAAACGCCGTGAGGCGGGGCGCCGTAATCAGCTGGGTGTGCAGGCGATGTCCCGCGAGGAGATCGATCAATCCAACAACGTGCTGCAAACCGTGCTGCATCAGCTGGCGAAGGCCGAAGCCACGCGCGATCTGGCGAAGCTCGATCTTGAGCGTACCGTGATCCGCGCGCCGTCCGACGGCTGGGTGACCAACCTCAATGTCTATACCGGGGAATTTATTACCCGCGGCTCCACCGCCGTGGCGCTGGTCAAACAGCACTCCTTCTATGTGCTCGCCTATATGGAAGAGACCAAGCTGGAGAACGTCCGTCCGGGCTATCGGGCGGAAATCACCCCGCTGGGCAGCAACCGTGTCCTGAAAGGGATGGTCGACAGCGTGGCGGCAGGGGTGACCAACTCCAGCGCCACCCGTGACAGTAAAGGGATGGCGACCGTCGACTCCAATCTTGAGTGGGTGCGTCTGGCGCAGCGCGTGCCGGTGCGTATTCGACTGGATGAACAGCAGGGCAACCTGTGGCCTGCGGGCACCACCGCCACGGTGGTGATCACCGGTGAGAAAGATCGGGACGCCAGCCATGACTCGCTGTTCCGCAAAATTGCTCACCGCCTGCGTGAGTTTGGTTAA
- the aaeR gene encoding HTH-type transcriptional activator AaeR produces MERLKRMSVFAKVVELGSFTAAARQLQMSVSSISQTVAKLEDDLQVKLLNRSTRSLGLTEAGKIYYQGCRRMLYEAQSVHEQLYAFNNTPIGTLRIGCSSTMAQNVLAGMTADMLQEYPGLTVNLVTGIPAPDLIADGLDVVIRVGALQDSSLFSRRLGSMPMVVCAAKKYLARAGSPEKPADLSNHAWLEYSVRPDNEFELVAPEGLSTKLLPQGRFVTNDPMTISRWLVAGAGIAYVPLMWVINEINSGELEILFPRYQSDPRPVYAVYTEKDKLPLKVQVCINYLTDYFVQVAALFQEMRGRKE; encoded by the coding sequence ATGGAACGTCTAAAACGGATGTCAGTTTTTGCCAAAGTCGTTGAGCTGGGCTCCTTCACAGCCGCGGCCAGGCAACTACAAATGAGCGTCTCGTCAATCAGTCAGACCGTCGCCAAACTGGAAGATGACCTCCAGGTGAAGCTCCTCAACCGCAGCACCCGCAGCCTTGGTCTGACCGAAGCCGGCAAAATCTATTATCAGGGCTGTCGGCGGATGTTGTATGAGGCCCAGTCGGTGCATGAGCAACTTTACGCCTTCAACAACACTCCCATCGGTACGCTGCGTATCGGGTGCTCTTCAACTATGGCACAAAATGTGCTGGCCGGAATGACCGCCGACATGTTGCAGGAGTACCCGGGGCTGACGGTCAATCTGGTCACTGGTATTCCCGCCCCGGATCTGATTGCCGACGGGCTGGATGTGGTGATCCGGGTCGGGGCGTTGCAGGACTCCAGCCTCTTTTCCCGCCGCCTGGGCAGTATGCCGATGGTGGTATGCGCGGCGAAAAAGTATCTCGCCAGAGCGGGGAGCCCGGAGAAGCCGGCGGATCTCAGCAATCACGCCTGGCTGGAGTATAGCGTGCGCCCGGATAATGAATTTGAGCTGGTCGCGCCGGAAGGGCTCTCGACAAAACTGCTGCCGCAGGGGCGCTTTGTTACCAACGATCCGATGACGATCTCCCGCTGGCTGGTGGCCGGGGCCGGGATCGCTTACGTCCCGCTGATGTGGGTGATCAACGAGATCAACAGCGGCGAGCTGGAGATCCTCTTCCCGCGCTATCAGTCGGACCCGCGCCCGGTTTATGCGGTCTATACCGAAAAGGACAAACTGCCGCTGAAGGTGCAGGTGTGCATTAACTATCTGACGGATTATTTCGTGCAGGTGGCGGCGCTGTTTCAGGAGATGCGGGGAAGGAAGGAATAA
- the yhcN gene encoding peroxide/acid stress response protein YhcN: MKIKTTVATLSILSVLSFGAFAADAINADQAQSRESIGTVSVGAVGTSPMDMNQMLNKKAQEQGASSYRVIEARTGDHWHATAELYK; the protein is encoded by the coding sequence ATGAAAATCAAAACTACCGTAGCCACACTAAGCATTCTCTCTGTTCTGTCTTTCGGTGCTTTTGCCGCCGATGCGATTAACGCCGATCAGGCTCAGTCCCGTGAGTCAATTGGTACCGTTTCTGTTGGTGCAGTCGGTACTTCTCCGATGGACATGAATCAGATGCTGAACAAGAAAGCGCAGGAACAGGGTGCCTCCTCCTATCGCGTTATCGAAGCGCGTACCGGTGACCACTGGCATGCTACTGCTGAGCTGTACAAATAA
- the aaeB gene encoding p-hydroxybenzoic acid efflux pump subunit AaeB, protein MGIFSIANQHLRFAIKLAFAIVLALFVGFHFQLETPRWAVLTAAIVAAGPAFAAGGEPYSGAIRYRGMLRIVGTFIGCIAALTIVILMIRTPLLMLMVCCIWAGFCTWISSLVRVENSYAWGLSGYTALIIIITIQTNPLLAPQFAVERCSEIVMGIVCAIVADLLFSPRSIKQEVDRELDALIVAQYQLMQLCIKHGDSEEVDNAWSALVRRTTALEGMRSNLNMESSRWSRANRRLKALNTVSLTLITQACETYLIQNTRPEAITDTFREQFATPVATVQDVHKQLKRMRRVIAWTGERDTPVTIYTWVGAATRYLLLKRGVIGNTKISATEEEVLQGEVVVKAESAERHHAMVNFWRTTLACMLGTLFWLWTGWTSGSGAMVMIAVVTSLAMRLPNPRMVALDFLYGTLAALPLGAFYFLVVLPSTQQSMLLLCISLAVMAFFIGIEVQKRRLGSLGALASTINILVLDNPMTFHFSQFLDSALGQIVGCFLAMMVILLVRDNSQARTGRVLLNQFVSAAVSAMTTNTARRKENHLPALYQQLFLLLTKFPGDIAKFRLALTLIIAHQRLRNAPVPVNDDLSAFHRQLRRTADHVISATSDDKRRRYFAQLLEELDIYQEKLRIWEAPRQVTEPVQRLVGMLHRYQNALTDS, encoded by the coding sequence ATGGGCATCTTCTCCATCGCCAATCAGCACCTGCGCTTTGCGATTAAGCTGGCCTTCGCCATCGTGCTGGCGCTGTTCGTTGGCTTTCACTTTCAGCTGGAAACGCCCCGCTGGGCGGTACTGACCGCGGCGATTGTCGCCGCAGGCCCGGCCTTTGCGGCGGGCGGGGAACCTTACTCCGGGGCAATACGCTATCGCGGGATGCTGCGTATTGTCGGCACCTTTATTGGCTGTATCGCCGCGCTGACCATCGTCATTTTGATGATCCGCACCCCGCTGCTGATGCTGATGGTGTGCTGTATCTGGGCCGGTTTTTGCACCTGGATCTCCTCCCTGGTACGGGTGGAAAACTCTTACGCCTGGGGCCTTTCCGGCTATACCGCGCTGATCATTATCATCACCATTCAGACCAACCCGCTGCTGGCGCCGCAGTTTGCCGTGGAGCGCTGCAGTGAGATCGTGATGGGGATTGTCTGTGCGATCGTGGCGGATCTGCTGTTCTCCCCCCGCTCCATTAAGCAGGAGGTGGATCGCGAGCTGGATGCGCTGATCGTCGCCCAGTATCAGCTGATGCAGCTGTGCATTAAGCATGGCGACAGTGAAGAGGTCGATAACGCCTGGAGTGCGCTGGTGCGACGTACCACCGCGCTGGAAGGGATGCGCAGCAACCTCAATATGGAGTCGTCGCGCTGGTCGCGAGCCAACCGCCGCCTGAAGGCGCTCAATACCGTCTCCTTAACCCTGATCACCCAGGCCTGCGAAACCTATCTGATCCAGAATACCCGCCCCGAAGCGATCACTGATACCTTCCGGGAGCAGTTTGCCACCCCCGTTGCCACCGTGCAGGATGTGCATAAACAGCTCAAAAGGATGCGGCGAGTCATCGCCTGGACCGGCGAGCGCGATACTCCGGTCACCATCTACACCTGGGTTGGGGCGGCGACGCGCTACCTGCTCCTCAAGCGTGGCGTGATTGGCAATACCAAAATCAGCGCCACCGAAGAGGAAGTCCTGCAGGGCGAGGTAGTGGTTAAAGCCGAGTCGGCGGAACGTCACCATGCGATGGTCAACTTCTGGCGCACCACGCTCGCCTGTATGCTCGGGACGCTGTTCTGGCTATGGACCGGCTGGACCTCCGGCAGCGGTGCGATGGTGATGATCGCCGTGGTCACTTCGCTGGCGATGCGTCTTCCCAATCCGCGGATGGTGGCGCTCGATTTTCTCTACGGCACCCTGGCAGCACTGCCGCTTGGGGCCTTCTATTTCCTGGTGGTTCTGCCCTCGACCCAGCAAAGCATGCTGTTGCTCTGTATCAGTCTTGCCGTAATGGCCTTCTTTATTGGTATCGAGGTACAGAAGCGACGCCTGGGCTCGCTCGGGGCGCTGGCCAGCACCATCAATATTCTGGTGCTGGATAATCCGATGACGTTCCACTTCAGCCAGTTTCTCGACAGCGCGCTGGGGCAGATTGTCGGCTGTTTCCTCGCGATGATGGTCATTCTGCTGGTGCGTGATAACTCACAGGCCCGCACCGGACGCGTGCTGCTGAACCAGTTTGTTTCTGCCGCCGTCTCTGCGATGACCACCAACACCGCCCGGCGCAAAGAGAACCATCTGCCCGCGCTCTATCAGCAGCTGTTTTTACTGCTGACCAAATTCCCGGGCGACATCGCCAAATTCCGTCTGGCCCTGACCCTGATCATCGCCCACCAGCGTCTGCGCAATGCGCCGGTGCCGGTTAATGACGATCTCTCGGCGTTCCACCGCCAGCTGCGGCGCACTGCCGATCATGTCATTTCGGCCACCAGTGACGATAAGCGGCGCCGCTATTTTGCTCAGCTGCTTGAGGAGCTGGACATCTACCAGGAAAAACTGCGCATCTGGGAGGCACCGCGACAGGTGACCGAACCGGTGCAGCGGCTGGTGGGGATGCTGCATCGCTACCAGAATGCACTCACCGACAGCTGA
- the aaeX gene encoding p-hydroxybenzoic acid efflux pump operon protein AaeX, producing MSLFPVIVVFGLSFPPIFFELLLSLAIFWLVRKVLAPTGIYDFVWHPALFNSALYCCLFYLVSRLFV from the coding sequence ATGAGTCTGTTTCCCGTTATCGTGGTGTTCGGATTATCGTTCCCCCCGATATTCTTCGAACTTCTTTTATCACTGGCGATTTTTTGGCTGGTGCGAAAGGTGCTGGCTCCTACCGGGATCTATGATTTCGTCTGGCACCCTGCATTGTTCAATTCCGCGCTGTATTGCTGCCTGTTCTATCTGGTATCGCGCCTGTTTGTTTGA